From the Orenia metallireducens genome, one window contains:
- the dnaK gene encoding molecular chaperone DnaK, whose product MGKIIGIDLGTTNSCVAVIEGGEATVIPNKQGSRTTPSVVGFSKKGERLIGEPAKRQAITNPNQTVISIKRHMGEDYKVELDGKDRTPQEISAMILQELKGYAEDYLGQEVKGAVITVPAYFSDAQRQATKDAGKIAGLEVERIINEPTAAALAYGINDDKEQTVLVYDLGGGTFDVSILELGDGVVEVIATSGDNQLGGDDFDEKIINYLAEQFEKEHGIDLRKDKMSLQRLKDAAEKAKIELSGVATTNVNLPFITQTAEGPQHLDVDITRSQFEKMSSDLVDRTLKAVRQALDDAGLSKSDIDEVLLVGGSTRIPAVQQAIEKEIGKTPNKGINPDECVAMGAAIQGGVLNDEVSDVVLLDVTPLSLGIETMGGVFTKLIDRNTTIPTEKSQVFSTAADNQPAVDIHVLQGERQMAKDNKTLGRFQLTDIPPAPRGVPQIEVTFKIDANGIVHVSAKDKGTGNEQQITIKSDTGLSEEEIERMVKDAESHAEEDKKKKEAIETVTGADSLVHQVEKTIEEAKEQADASVLSEIESKKDELKKVLEGIDMHNIDPDKVDVDSIKAKQEALTQKLHELTTQMYQQAEQAQQAAGGAGAQQAEADDDVVDVDFEDVDE is encoded by the coding sequence ATGGGTAAAATTATTGGTATTGATTTAGGTACTACAAACTCTTGTGTAGCAGTTATTGAAGGTGGAGAGGCTACAGTAATTCCTAATAAACAAGGGTCTAGAACAACACCTTCAGTAGTTGGATTTTCTAAAAAAGGTGAACGTTTGATAGGGGAGCCAGCTAAACGACAAGCTATTACCAATCCAAACCAAACAGTAATCTCTATCAAAAGACATATGGGTGAAGATTATAAGGTTGAGTTAGACGGAAAGGATAGAACTCCTCAGGAGATATCTGCGATGATTCTACAAGAATTAAAGGGATATGCAGAGGATTACTTAGGTCAAGAGGTTAAGGGTGCTGTTATTACAGTTCCAGCTTACTTTAGTGATGCACAACGCCAAGCAACTAAAGATGCAGGTAAGATTGCAGGACTAGAAGTTGAAAGAATTATCAATGAGCCAACTGCTGCTGCTTTAGCATATGGAATCAATGATGATAAAGAGCAGACTGTTTTGGTTTATGACTTAGGCGGGGGTACTTTTGATGTCTCTATCTTAGAGCTTGGTGATGGAGTAGTAGAGGTTATTGCTACTAGTGGTGATAACCAATTAGGTGGAGATGATTTTGATGAAAAGATTATCAATTATTTAGCTGAACAGTTTGAAAAAGAGCATGGTATTGATTTACGTAAAGACAAGATGTCATTACAAAGATTAAAAGATGCTGCTGAAAAGGCTAAAATTGAGCTTTCTGGAGTAGCAACTACTAATGTAAATCTACCATTTATTACTCAAACTGCAGAAGGACCACAGCATTTGGATGTAGATATTACTCGTTCTCAATTTGAGAAAATGAGTTCTGATTTAGTAGATAGAACTTTAAAAGCTGTACGTCAAGCTTTAGACGATGCTGGATTGAGTAAATCTGATATTGATGAGGTATTGTTAGTAGGTGGTTCTACTAGAATTCCAGCAGTACAACAAGCGATTGAAAAAGAGATAGGTAAGACTCCAAATAAAGGTATCAATCCTGATGAATGTGTAGCAATGGGTGCAGCTATTCAAGGTGGAGTATTAAATGATGAAGTTAGTGATGTTGTATTATTAGATGTTACTCCATTATCTTTAGGTATTGAAACAATGGGTGGAGTATTTACTAAGCTTATCGATAGAAATACTACTATTCCAACTGAAAAGAGCCAAGTCTTCTCAACTGCAGCAGACAATCAACCTGCCGTTGATATTCACGTCTTACAAGGTGAGAGACAGATGGCTAAGGATAACAAGACTTTAGGTAGGTTCCAATTAACTGATATACCACCAGCACCAAGAGGAGTACCTCAAATTGAAGTAACTTTTAAGATCGATGCTAATGGTATAGTTCATGTATCTGCTAAAGATAAAGGAACAGGTAATGAGCAACAGATTACAATCAAATCTGATACTGGTTTATCAGAAGAAGAGATTGAAAGAATGGTTAAAGATGCAGAAAGCCATGCTGAAGAGGATAAGAAGAAGAAAGAAGCTATAGAAACAGTAACTGGTGCAGATAGTTTAGTACATCAAGTTGAAAAGACTATAGAAGAAGCTAAAGAGCAAGCTGATGCTTCAGTATTAAGTGAAATTGAAAGTAAGAAGGATGAATTGAAGAAAGTCTTAGAAGGTATTGATATGCATAATATCGACCCAGATAAAGTAGATGTTGATAGTATTAAAGCTAAACAAGAGGCATTAACTCAAAAGCTTCATGAGTTGACAACTCAAATGTATCAACAAGCTGAGCAAGCTCAACAAGCAGCAGGAGGCGCTGGTGCACAGCAAGCAGAAGCTGATGATGATGTAGTAGATGTTGATTTTGAAGATGTTGATGAATAA
- the yqfD gene encoding sporulation protein YqfD, which translates to MLKKLYTLVEGYLRLEIQGANLEKCINILMREGFKLWDIIRIGDRLYVNIRLKDFKNIRPHLRRTRYKVRINQKRGLPFFFTKVLNRRFLIIGLIFLVLSLYTLSSFLFFIEIQGTKEIEKEEILEFLREAKIRPGVLKSSIPLEDLEKALIRRVPRIAWVNIHFSGTTLIVELVEKKIVDSKIIPSDIVAAKAGIISKLIVLKGTPMVEEGMTVKKGDLLISKEVFIKKEEEEVINKEDEETKEEEGNDRGILVKKEEVKAEGIIKARIWYEGYGEAKLVQEYEQLTDNSKTSIIIKFKDKKINLKGPKSSPYTNFKVVEEVKSLPKWRNIDLPIELVTRRYIKVKKVKERIDLEMAKQIAKDDAVESILQGVSKEAIILNSKLKLIDLDGEVNNIIRIKALLEIEEEIGVRKE; encoded by the coding sequence ATGCTAAAGAAACTATATACTTTAGTAGAAGGATATTTGAGGTTAGAGATTCAAGGAGCTAATTTAGAGAAGTGTATCAATATTTTAATGAGAGAAGGCTTTAAATTATGGGATATTATCCGTATAGGTGATAGGTTATATGTAAATATTAGATTAAAGGATTTTAAAAATATCAGACCTCATTTAAGAAGAACAAGATATAAGGTTAGAATAAATCAGAAAAGAGGACTACCTTTTTTCTTTACTAAGGTATTGAATAGGAGATTTTTAATTATTGGATTGATTTTTTTAGTCTTGTCATTATATACTTTATCATCATTTTTGTTCTTTATAGAGATTCAAGGTACTAAAGAGATAGAGAAAGAGGAGATATTGGAATTTTTAAGAGAGGCTAAAATCCGCCCTGGGGTACTAAAATCTAGTATTCCATTAGAAGATTTGGAAAAAGCACTTATCAGGAGGGTTCCTAGAATTGCTTGGGTCAATATTCATTTTTCTGGAACTACATTGATTGTGGAGTTAGTGGAGAAGAAGATAGTAGATTCTAAGATAATTCCTAGTGATATTGTAGCTGCTAAAGCTGGAATTATATCTAAACTGATTGTATTAAAGGGAACTCCAATGGTTGAAGAGGGGATGACTGTTAAAAAAGGTGATTTATTAATAAGTAAGGAAGTATTTATTAAAAAAGAAGAGGAAGAGGTAATTAATAAAGAGGATGAGGAGACTAAAGAGGAAGAAGGTAATGATAGGGGTATTCTTGTTAAAAAGGAGGAAGTAAAGGCTGAAGGAATCATTAAAGCAAGAATCTGGTATGAGGGTTATGGAGAAGCTAAACTTGTTCAGGAGTATGAGCAATTAACTGATAACAGTAAAACCAGTATAATTATTAAATTTAAGGATAAGAAGATAAATTTAAAGGGGCCTAAAAGCTCACCATATACTAACTTTAAAGTAGTAGAAGAGGTAAAATCTTTACCTAAATGGAGGAATATCGACTTACCTATCGAATTAGTTACAAGAAGATACATAAAGGTGAAAAAGGTAAAAGAGAGAATCGATTTGGAGATGGCTAAACAGATTGCCAAAGATGATGCAGTAGAAAGCATCTTGCAAGGGGTATCAAAAGAGGCTATAATATTAAATAGTAAATTAAAGTTAATAGACTTAGATGGTGAAGTTAATAATATAATTAGAATCAAAGCATTGTTAGAAATCGAAGAAGAGATTGGAGTCAGGAAGGAGTAG
- the yqfC gene encoding sporulation protein YqfC — MGKKEKAKELFANIFDLPQEVVLNLPRISLVGGMQLAIENHRGIIKYTPEFIKIRSHRGQIIIEGKDMSIDSLEEEIIIIEGKITDLKIKSV, encoded by the coding sequence ATGGGGAAGAAAGAGAAAGCTAAAGAGTTGTTTGCTAATATATTTGACCTTCCTCAAGAGGTAGTATTGAATTTGCCTAGGATTTCATTAGTTGGAGGTATGCAATTAGCAATAGAGAATCATCGAGGAATTATAAAGTATACTCCAGAATTTATAAAGATCAGGTCACATCGTGGGCAGATTATTATAGAGGGTAAGGATATGAGTATTGATAGTTTAGAAGAGGAGATTATTATAATAGAAGGTAAGATAACTGATTTAAAAATTAAATCAGTTTAA
- a CDS encoding histidine triad nucleotide-binding protein, producing MEECIFCKIVAGEINSDIIYEDDKVIAFKDINPEAPLHNLIIPKKHIPTLVDIKEDDKELIGHIYWVASKIAKDEGIAEDGFRVVTNCNKAGGQTVYHIHYHLLGGRNLQWPPG from the coding sequence ATGGAAGAATGTATTTTCTGTAAGATAGTTGCTGGTGAGATTAATAGTGATATCATCTATGAAGATGATAAAGTAATTGCTTTTAAGGATATTAATCCTGAAGCACCTCTCCATAATTTAATTATTCCTAAGAAACATATTCCTACTCTAGTAGATATTAAAGAGGATGATAAAGAGCTGATAGGTCATATCTATTGGGTAGCTAGCAAAATTGCTAAAGATGAAGGAATTGCAGAGGATGGATTTAGGGTAGTGACCAACTGTAATAAAGCTGGAGGTCAGACTGTCTATCATATTCACTATCATCTATTAGGAGGACGGAACTTACAGTGGCCTCCAGGTTAG
- the grpE gene encoding nucleotide exchange factor GrpE has translation MVEEEKNLSEEKETETNQDKIEEVSEDIKEVLDNEEASETDQQFSELEEELAQEKEEKEKYIDRLQRLQAEFSNYRKRVIKEKSSLAEQATKDFIVELLPIIDNFERALATSATDDEGGGVLKGVEMIYRQLNNLLTKTGVEAIVTVGEEFDPNLHNAVMKEESEEYESGIIIEELQKGYIFNELVIRPAMVKVAE, from the coding sequence ATGGTTGAGGAAGAGAAGAATTTATCAGAAGAGAAAGAGACTGAGACAAACCAGGATAAGATTGAAGAGGTATCTGAAGATATAAAAGAAGTGCTTGATAATGAAGAGGCCTCTGAAACAGATCAACAATTTTCTGAACTAGAAGAAGAGTTGGCTCAAGAGAAGGAAGAGAAGGAGAAGTACATAGATCGCTTACAGAGGTTGCAGGCTGAATTTTCTAATTATAGAAAGAGAGTCATCAAAGAAAAAAGTAGCTTAGCTGAACAGGCTACAAAAGATTTTATAGTAGAGCTATTACCTATAATTGATAACTTTGAAAGAGCATTGGCTACCTCTGCAACTGATGATGAGGGTGGTGGAGTCTTAAAGGGTGTGGAGATGATTTATCGCCAATTAAATAATCTGTTAACTAAAACAGGAGTAGAAGCAATAGTGACAGTTGGTGAAGAGTTTGACCCTAATTTACATAATGCAGTAATGAAAGAGGAAAGTGAAGAGTATGAATCTGGAATAATTATAGAAGAACTACAAAAAGGGTATATCTTTAATGAATTAGTAATTAGACCAGCAATGGTTAAGGTTGCAGAGTAG
- the prmA gene encoding 50S ribosomal protein L11 methyltransferase, which translates to MKLKEVIITTNYEGFSAIENILGELGAVGISKEDFKQEEVIMKGYFEDEELTKEKISSLRDRVAKLVDYDLNIGSGEIIIKELEQEDWVNKWKKDIKPIKVTDKIVIKPTWEEYQKQAEEIIIELDPGLAFGTGYHGTTSGCLEMIEKYLQPDFDVLDIGTGTGILSIAATKLGAKSNFALDIDPVAVKVAKENAKLNQVLDQIDFAQGDLLDIVDGKYDLVIANILPHVIKRLIPDLPKVAKLGSISILSGIIEEKADMIKDELKNYNFEVKEIIQKEQWITIVAIRRG; encoded by the coding sequence ATGAAATTAAAAGAGGTAATTATTACAACCAATTATGAAGGCTTTTCAGCAATTGAAAATATCTTAGGGGAGCTAGGTGCTGTAGGAATCAGTAAAGAGGACTTCAAACAAGAAGAAGTAATTATGAAAGGGTATTTTGAAGATGAAGAGTTGACCAAGGAGAAGATAAGCTCTTTACGGGATAGAGTAGCAAAGTTAGTTGACTATGACTTAAATATTGGTAGTGGAGAGATAATAATTAAAGAACTAGAGCAAGAGGATTGGGTCAATAAGTGGAAGAAGGATATTAAACCTATCAAAGTAACTGACAAGATTGTGATTAAGCCTACTTGGGAAGAGTATCAGAAGCAAGCAGAGGAAATTATCATAGAACTAGACCCAGGTCTAGCCTTTGGTACAGGTTATCATGGGACTACTAGTGGTTGCTTAGAGATGATAGAGAAGTATCTTCAGCCTGATTTTGATGTATTAGATATCGGTACTGGAACAGGAATACTATCGATTGCTGCTACTAAGCTAGGCGCTAAGAGTAACTTTGCCCTTGATATCGATCCAGTAGCTGTCAAAGTAGCTAAAGAGAATGCTAAATTGAATCAGGTCTTAGATCAAATTGATTTTGCTCAGGGTGATTTGTTAGATATTGTTGATGGAAAGTATGATTTAGTTATTGCCAATATCTTGCCCCATGTAATTAAAAGACTGATTCCTGATTTACCTAAAGTTGCAAAGCTAGGAAGTATTTCAATCTTATCAGGAATTATTGAAGAGAAAGCGGATATGATAAAGGATGAATTGAAAAATTATAATTTTGAAGTCAAAGAGATCATTCAAAAAGAGCAGTGGATTACAATTGTAGCTATTAGGAGAGGATAA
- a CDS encoding PhoH family protein — MEILTKEVTLSSNQAARNIFGHHDQNLRLIEKNFPTQIIARGNIVKIKGEEDDVNKVYKLFEELNKIANNKDALTTKEVEYAIEMSREGEFSLNEIYSDVVQVTSSGKKITPKTIGQKKYLDALRKDDIVFGIGPAGTGKTYLAVVMAVNYLVKNKVERIILTRPAIEAGENLGFLPGDLQEKVDPYLRPLYDALYDILGPEKVEQLSEKKIIEIAPLAYMRGRTLRNSAVILDEAQNTTREQMKMFLTRLGPNSKAVITGDITQIDLPNRKKSGLAQAEQILQHIDGISFIYLTNLDVVRHRLVREIIKAYEEIN; from the coding sequence TTGGAAATCTTAACAAAAGAAGTTACATTAAGTAGTAATCAAGCTGCAAGAAACATATTTGGTCACCATGACCAGAATTTAAGATTAATAGAAAAAAACTTTCCAACACAGATAATTGCCAGAGGTAATATAGTTAAAATTAAAGGGGAAGAAGATGATGTAAATAAAGTATATAAGCTCTTTGAAGAGCTAAATAAGATAGCTAATAATAAGGATGCTTTAACCACTAAAGAAGTAGAGTATGCTATTGAAATGAGCAGAGAAGGGGAATTTTCTTTAAATGAGATTTACTCTGATGTAGTGCAAGTTACTAGTTCAGGAAAGAAGATTACCCCTAAGACTATAGGTCAAAAGAAGTATCTAGATGCTTTACGTAAGGATGATATCGTCTTTGGAATAGGTCCAGCAGGGACAGGAAAGACCTATTTAGCAGTAGTTATGGCTGTTAATTATTTAGTTAAAAATAAGGTGGAGAGAATTATTTTAACTAGACCAGCCATTGAAGCTGGTGAGAATTTAGGTTTCTTACCAGGAGATTTACAGGAGAAGGTTGACCCTTATTTACGACCTTTATATGATGCTTTGTATGATATATTAGGACCTGAAAAAGTTGAGCAACTTTCAGAGAAGAAGATTATAGAGATTGCTCCTTTAGCTTATATGAGAGGTAGAACTCTTAGAAATTCAGCTGTTATTCTGGATGAAGCTCAAAATACTACTAGAGAGCAAATGAAGATGTTTTTAACTCGCTTAGGACCTAACTCTAAAGCAGTAATTACTGGTGATATTACTCAGATTGATTTACCAAATAGAAAGAAATCAGGATTGGCTCAAGCAGAGCAGATATTACAACATATAGATGGCATAAGTTTTATTTATTTAACTAATCTTGATGTAGTAAGGCATAGGTTGGTTAGGGAGATAATTAAGGCTTATGAAGAAATTAACTGA
- a CDS encoding 16S rRNA (uracil(1498)-N(3))-methyltransferase, giving the protein MHHFFVQSTDINDGIVIIRGDDVTHITRSLRLDIDDEISVSDGEGQKYLTKLIEFSKDFVKAKIIKEFEVQAEPRVKVTLVQGLPKGKKMDMIVQKCTEIGMEDIIPIDTKRTIVNLNEKKAKQRQERWQKIVEEAAKQSKRGKIPSVRELSDLNQVITDFDRYDLVLVPWEDEESRGLKETLSSNLDAQKIMIIIGPEGGFSSKEVEQLKTAGAKSVTLGPRILRTETAGIATLSMVLYELGDLG; this is encoded by the coding sequence ATGCATCATTTTTTTGTTCAATCAACAGATATAAATGATGGGATAGTTATTATTAGAGGTGATGATGTCACCCACATCACCCGTTCATTGAGATTAGATATTGATGATGAAATCAGTGTTAGTGATGGAGAAGGTCAGAAATATTTAACTAAATTGATAGAGTTCAGCAAAGATTTTGTAAAAGCTAAGATAATAAAAGAGTTTGAAGTACAAGCCGAACCTAGAGTAAAGGTAACCCTTGTGCAGGGCTTACCTAAGGGTAAGAAGATGGATATGATTGTACAGAAATGTACAGAGATTGGTATGGAAGATATTATTCCTATCGATACTAAGCGGACTATTGTCAATTTAAATGAAAAGAAGGCTAAGCAGCGTCAAGAAAGATGGCAGAAGATAGTAGAAGAAGCAGCTAAGCAGTCTAAAAGAGGTAAAATTCCAAGTGTTAGAGAACTCTCCGATTTAAATCAGGTTATAACAGATTTTGATAGATATGATTTGGTTTTAGTGCCTTGGGAGGATGAAGAGAGTCGAGGGTTAAAAGAGACTTTATCCTCTAATTTAGATGCTCAGAAGATCATGATTATAATCGGACCAGAGGGTGGTTTCAGCTCTAAAGAGGTAGAACAATTAAAGACGGCAGGGGCAAAATCTGTTACTCTAGGTCCTAGAATTTTAAGAACTGAAACTGCTGGTATTGCAACTCTATCTATGGTATTATATGAATTAGGAGATTTAGGATAG
- the dnaJ gene encoding molecular chaperone DnaJ, which translates to MAKRDYYEILGVDKGASKQEIKRAYRKLSRKYHPDVSKEENAEEKFKEIAEAYEVLSDEEKRARYDQFGHAGVGGDGGFGQGGFGGFNQGGFGGFDDIFDMFFGGGGRSRNRNAPRKGSDLRVNITVEFEEAAFGTKKEITIPRTEDCETCGGKGAKSSSDVETCAKCGGSGELQFKQNTPFGQMVQTSTCDRCSGTGKFIKDPCPDCHGNGKVKKRRKVSIDIPAGVDDGVTLRIRGEGEAGVNGGPAGDLQVVINVKRHKIFKRRGNDVLCEVPISFVQATLGDEIQVPTLDGKVKFTIPEGTQPATTFRLKNKGIPYLRGSGRGDQHIKVKVVIPKKLDDKQKNLLKEFAEISGEEINPEHKGFLQKIKDAFGLD; encoded by the coding sequence TTGGCTAAAAGAGATTATTATGAGATATTAGGCGTAGATAAAGGTGCGAGTAAACAGGAGATTAAGCGGGCTTATCGGAAGTTATCTAGAAAGTATCATCCTGATGTAAGTAAAGAGGAGAATGCTGAAGAAAAATTTAAAGAGATTGCAGAAGCCTATGAAGTGCTAAGTGATGAGGAAAAAAGGGCTAGATATGATCAATTTGGTCATGCTGGAGTCGGTGGAGATGGCGGATTTGGTCAAGGTGGCTTTGGAGGCTTTAATCAAGGTGGTTTTGGTGGCTTTGATGATATCTTTGATATGTTCTTTGGTGGAGGGGGAAGATCAAGAAATAGAAATGCTCCACGTAAAGGATCAGATTTAAGAGTAAACATTACAGTTGAATTTGAAGAAGCAGCCTTTGGTACTAAAAAGGAGATTACTATTCCTCGAACAGAGGATTGTGAGACTTGTGGTGGTAAAGGGGCTAAATCAAGTAGTGATGTAGAGACTTGTGCTAAATGTGGTGGAAGTGGTGAGCTTCAATTTAAACAGAATACTCCTTTTGGTCAGATGGTACAGACTAGTACTTGTGATCGTTGTAGTGGTACTGGTAAGTTTATTAAAGATCCTTGTCCAGATTGTCATGGTAATGGTAAAGTTAAGAAGAGAAGAAAGGTCTCTATAGATATTCCAGCAGGAGTTGATGATGGAGTTACTCTAAGAATACGTGGTGAAGGAGAAGCTGGAGTAAATGGTGGTCCAGCAGGAGATTTACAGGTTGTTATCAATGTTAAGCGCCACAAAATCTTTAAGCGTAGAGGAAATGATGTTTTATGTGAAGTGCCAATCAGTTTCGTTCAAGCTACTCTAGGTGATGAGATTCAAGTTCCTACTTTAGATGGAAAGGTTAAATTTACTATTCCAGAAGGGACTCAACCTGCTACTACCTTTAGATTGAAGAATAAAGGTATCCCATATTTAAGGGGTAGTGGACGGGGAGATCAACATATCAAGGTTAAAGTCGTCATTCCTAAGAAGTTAGATGATAAGCAGAAGAATTTACTTAAGGAGTTTGCAGAGATCAGTGGTGAAGAGATAAATCCAGAACATAAAGGATTCTTACAGAAGATAAAGGATGCTTTTGGACTTGACTAA
- a CDS encoding GatB/YqeY domain-containing protein: MSLQERLLEDMKTAMKSKDKERLSVIRMARAAIKDKEINERKDLTDEEVIEVLAKLVKQNKDSITEYEKAGQEDKVKDLENEIAILQDYLPKQLSEEELVEIVEEVIAETKAESMRDMGKVMGVIMPKVTGRADGNVISQLVKERLA; this comes from the coding sequence GTGTCTTTACAGGAAAGATTATTAGAAGATATGAAAACTGCTATGAAGAGTAAAGATAAAGAGAGATTATCTGTAATTAGGATGGCAAGGGCTGCTATTAAAGATAAAGAGATTAATGAGAGAAAAGATTTAACTGATGAAGAGGTTATTGAGGTTTTAGCCAAGTTGGTAAAGCAGAATAAGGACTCTATTACTGAATATGAGAAGGCTGGTCAAGAGGATAAAGTAAAAGATTTAGAGAATGAAATTGCTATATTACAAGATTATCTTCCTAAACAGTTAAGTGAAGAGGAGCTAGTTGAGATTGTAGAGGAAGTAATTGCTGAGACTAAAGCAGAGAGCATGAGAGATATGGGGAAAGTAATGGGGGTAATCATGCCAAAGGTTACAGGAAGAGCTGACGGTAATGTGATCAGCCAATTAGTAAAAGAGCGATTAGCATAA
- the mtaB gene encoding tRNA (N(6)-L-threonylcarbamoyladenosine(37)-C(2))-methylthiotransferase MtaB — MKRVAFYTLGCKVNQYDTEAMMKQLEEAGYEIVDFESEADIYVINTCTVTQQGASKSRKITRRAKRRNPQALVAMVGCYPQVDADKVMEMAEVDLVVGTKGRSKIVEFVKQAMRAKGPVNFVQEMEEDDSFEEIAIEESKERTRASIKIQEGCDQFCSYCIIPYARGSLRSRSLEDVKAEVMRLAEGGFEEIVLTGIHLGQYGKDKEDLDLVKLIKRILTVEGIKRIRLSSIEGTEVSDELIDLIAESDKLCRHLHLPLQSGSDKILEAMNRPYNVQEFRDMVNKIKAKVPEIAITSDVIVGFPGESDEDFDDTYQVVKELEFSDLHIFKYSKRQGTPAADFENQVHSIIKKKRSEKLRELSEKLSSAYQQRFIGERIDVLLEEVRDSQTGMLTGLTDNYLRVLVDGSDDLLGKLVEVKLMEKEGELIGCLE; from the coding sequence ATGAAACGGGTTGCATTTTATACACTAGGATGTAAGGTTAATCAATATGATACAGAAGCGATGATGAAACAGCTTGAGGAAGCCGGTTATGAAATTGTTGATTTTGAAAGTGAAGCTGATATTTATGTAATTAATACTTGTACTGTAACTCAACAAGGTGCAAGTAAGTCTCGTAAGATTACTAGAAGAGCTAAAAGGAGAAATCCTCAAGCTCTGGTTGCTATGGTAGGCTGTTACCCACAGGTTGATGCTGATAAGGTAATGGAGATGGCAGAGGTTGATTTAGTAGTTGGGACTAAAGGAAGAAGTAAAATAGTAGAGTTTGTCAAGCAGGCAATGAGGGCAAAAGGACCAGTTAACTTTGTGCAAGAGATGGAAGAGGATGATAGCTTTGAAGAGATTGCTATTGAAGAATCTAAAGAGAGAACAAGAGCTTCTATTAAGATTCAAGAGGGCTGTGACCAGTTCTGTTCTTATTGTATAATTCCCTATGCTCGTGGTTCTTTACGCAGTCGTTCCTTAGAGGATGTTAAGGCTGAGGTTATGCGCTTAGCTGAAGGTGGGTTTGAGGAGATAGTTTTAACAGGAATTCACTTAGGACAATATGGGAAAGATAAAGAAGACCTTGATTTGGTTAAATTAATTAAAAGAATCTTAACAGTAGAGGGAATTAAGAGAATTAGGTTGAGCTCTATTGAGGGAACAGAAGTTAGTGATGAATTGATAGACTTAATTGCAGAATCTGATAAATTATGCCGACACCTCCATTTGCCTTTACAAAGCGGGTCTGATAAGATATTAGAAGCTATGAATCGCCCTTACAATGTGCAAGAGTTTAGGGATATGGTAAATAAGATTAAAGCTAAAGTACCAGAGATTGCAATTACTAGTGATGTGATTGTAGGTTTTCCTGGAGAAAGTGATGAGGATTTTGATGATACTTATCAAGTAGTTAAGGAACTTGAGTTTAGTGATTTACATATCTTTAAGTATTCCAAACGGCAAGGAACTCCAGCAGCAGATTTTGAGAACCAAGTCCATTCAATTATAAAGAAGAAGAGAAGTGAAAAACTAAGAGAGTTATCTGAAAAGTTATCCTCAGCTTATCAGCAGAGATTTATAGGGGAGAGAATAGACGTTTTATTAGAGGAAGTACGGGATAGTCAAACAGGAATGTTAACTGGGCTAACTGATAATTATCTAAGGGTTTTAGTTGATGGCTCTGATGATTTATTAGGAAAATTAGTTGAGGTAAAGTTAATGGAAAAAGAAGGTGAATTAATAGGTTGTTTAGAATAA